One Plasmodium sp. gorilla clade G2 genome assembly, chromosome: 12 genomic window carries:
- a CDS encoding polyadenylate-binding protein, putative produces MIATGTNMMHPSFSTASLYVGDLNEDVTEAVLYEIFNTVGHVSSIRVCRDSVTRKSLGYAYVNYHNLADAERALDTLNYTNIKGQPARLMWSHRDPSLRKSGTGNIFVKNLDKSIDNKALFDTFSMFGNILSCKVATDEFGKSKSYGFVHYEDEESAKEAIEKVNGVQLGSKNVYVGPFIKKSERATNDTKFTNLYVKNFPDSVTETHLRQLFNPYGEITSMIVKMDNKNRKFCFINYADAESAKNAMDNLNGKKITDDGQIDETYDPKKEEASASTSGAANQTTGTDADKTDKNEKGDSSNANNNATTAGATTNDATTTPGETTTATANADSTGANNTSGSSPNTNTTTGSSNNSINLNENNNNAAGTNNNTSNNNNNTTSGSSMNNVGSSKKDETAASDCADTPNILYVGPHQSRARRHAILKAKFDNLNVENKNKHQGVNLYIKNLDDGIDDIMLRELFEPFGTITSAKVMRDEKEQSKGFGFVCFASQEEANKAVTEMHLKIINGKPLYVGLAEKREQRLSRLQQRFRMHPIRHHMNNPLNTPMQYAAPQSPQLQFSQNTLSYGRPVITAFNQNNLISWRHQQAAQQQAVHQQAVHQQAAQQQLNFNTNLRGQINQMRLYTQNNMMNNNLNQNKPNAQLHHNQQYVPNALAQNGQQQPNLNAAGQHNAQQLQQQGNNQLLNNNMRNMNNRANRNMGNMGNMNNQKQMPLNINNKQQNAASQANQMNHQAQAQGAQAQQKNPQQMQQVPQGNNFKFTAQARNRMELPNKNANKVNTMNNNMNVNFNNNSTLTAAALASAPPSMQKQVLGENLFPLVANYHPTLAGKITGMMLEMDNSELLILLENEEQLKKKIDEALVVLQKAK; encoded by the coding sequence atgaTTGCTACTGGTACGAATATGATGCACCCCAGTTTTTCAACTGCTTCCCTTTATGTTGGAGATTTGAATGAAGATGTTACAGAAGCtgtattatatgaaatatttaacACCGTTGGTCATGTGTCTTCTATAAGAGTATGTCGTGATAGTGTAACAAGAAAATCATTAGGTTATGCATATGTGAATTATCATAACTTAGCTGATGCAGAGAGAGCTTTAGATACCCTTAactatacaaatataaaagggCAACCAGCAAGATTAATGTGGAGTCATAGAGATCCATCCTTAAGAAAGAGTGGAACAggaaatatttttgtaaagAATTTGGATAAATCAATAGATAATAAAGCATTGTTTGATACATTTAGTATGTttggaaatatattatcatgtaAGGTTGCAACTGATGAATTTGGTAAAAGTAAAAGCTATGGTTTTGTACAttatgaagatgaagaaagTGCAAAAGAAGCTATTGAAAAAGTGAATGGTGTTCAATTAGGATCAAAAAATGTTTATGTAGGACCATTTATTAAGAAATCTGAAAGAGCAACCAATGATACCAAATTTACTAATTTGTATGTTAAGAATTTTCCTGACAGTGTTACTGAGACTCATTTAAGACAATTATTTAATCCATATGGTGAAATAACATCTATGATTGTTAAAATGGATAATAAGAACAGAAAGTTctgttttattaattatgcTGATGCAGAAAGTGCAAAGAATGCTATGGACAATTTGAATGGAAAGAAAATTACAGATGATGGACAAATAGATGAAACCTATGATCCTAAAAAAGAGGAAGCTTCTGCATCTACAAGTGGAGCAGCAAATCAAACAACAGGAACAGATGCTGATAAGAcagataaaaatgaaaagggCGACAGTTCAAATGCAAATAATAATGCAACAACGGCAGGTGCAACTACGAATGATGCTACCACAACACCAGGAGAAACCACAACTGCAACAGCTAATGCTGATTCAACAGGTGCTAATAATACTAGTGGTTCATCTCCAAATACTAATACAACAACAggtagtagtaataattctattaacttaaatgaaaataataataatgctgctggtactaataataatacttctaacaacaacaataatactACTAGTGGTAGCAGTATGAATAATGTTGGAAGTTCTAAGAAAGACGAAACTGCCGCATCGGATTGTGCAGATACaccaaatattttatatgttggTCCACATCAATCAAGAGCTAGAAGACATGCAATATTAAAAGCTAAATTTGACAATTTAAATGTAGAGAATAAGAATAAACACCAAGGTgtgaatttatatataaaaaatttggaTGATGGAATTGATGATATAATGTTAAGAGAATTATTTGAACCATTTGGTACTATAACATCAGCAAAAGTTATGAGAGATGAAAAAGAACAAAGTAAAGGTTTTGGTTTTGTATGTTTTGCATCTCAAGAAGAAGCAAATAAAGCAGTAACAGAAAtgcatttaaaaataattaatggAAAACCATTATATGTAGGATTGGCTGAAAAAAGAGAACAAAGATTATCAAGATTACAACAAAGATTCCGTATGCATCCAATTAGACATCATATGAATAATCCATTAAATACCCCAATGCAATATGCAGCCCCTCAATCACCACAATTACAATTTAGTCAAAATACCTTAAGTTATGGAAGACCAGTTATAACTGCCTTTAATCAAAATAACTTAATATCATGGAGACATCAACAAGCTGCTCAACAACAAGCAGTACACCAACAAGCCGTACATCAACAAGCAGCTCAACAAcaattaaattttaatacaAACTTAAGAGGTCAAATTAATCAAATGAGATTATATACACAAAACAATAtgatgaataataatttaaatcaGAACAAACCCAATGCTCAATTACATCATAATCAACAATATGTACCAAATGCTTTAGCTCAAAATGGACAACAACAACCAAATTTAAATGCAGCTGGTCAACATAATGCTCAACAATTACAACAACAAGGAAATAATCAATtgttaaataataacatgcgtaatatgaataatagaGCTAATCGTAATATGGGAAATATGggtaatatgaataatcaaAAACAAATGccattaaatataaataacaaacAACAAAATGCAGCATCTCAAGCTAACCAAATGAATCATCAAGCTCAAGCACAAGGAGCACAAGCACAACAAAAAAATCCACAACAAATGCAACAAGTTCCACAaggaaataattttaaatttactGCACAAGCCAGAAATCGTATGGAGTTACCAAATAAAAATGCAAACAAAGTTAATacaatgaataataatatgaatgttaattttaataataattctacaTTAACAGCTGCAGCATTAGCATCTGCACCACCATCTATGCAAAAACAAGTCTTAGGAGAAAATTTATTTCCATTAGTAGCTAATTATCATCCAACCTTAGCTGGTAAAATTACAGGAATGATGTTAGAAATGGACAACTCAGAATTACTCATCTTGttagaaaatgaagaacaacttaaaaagaaaatagatGAAGCACTAGTAGTCTTGCAAAAGGCAAAATAA